The sequence GCGGGCTGTTCCGCGTCCCCGACGGCTACGAGAAGCCGGTCCTGGTGGCCAGTGCGGACGGCGTGGGGACCAAGCTCAAGGTCGCGATGCGCGCCGGCCGGCACGACACCGTCGGCCACGACCTGGTGAACCACTGCGTCAACGACATCCTGGTCGAGGGCGCGCGGCCGCTGTTCTTCCTCGATTACATCGGCATGGGCCGGCTCGAGGCGGGGACGGTCGAGCAGATCGTGGCGGGTGTTGCGGCGGGCTGCCGCGCCAACGGCTGCGCGCTGCTCGGCGGCGAGACGGCCGAGATGCCGGACTTCTACGCGCCGGGCGAGTACGACCTCGCCGGTTTCATCGTCGGCGTGGTCGAGGAGGACCGCCGTCCGGGCCCGCACCGCGTGCAGGCGGGGGACCAGCTCATCGGCCTCGCGGCCAGCGGCTTCCACACCAACGGCTACTCGCTCCTCCGCCGCCTCCTGTTCGATCGGCTGGGCCTCGGGCCGGACGATCCGTTCCCGGGGGGCGGTGGGAGCGTCGCC is a genomic window of bacterium containing:
- a CDS encoding phosphoribosylformylglycinamidine cyclo-ligase, whose amino-acid sequence is GLFRVPDGYEKPVLVASADGVGTKLKVAMRAGRHDTVGHDLVNHCVNDILVEGARPLFFLDYIGMGRLEAGTVEQIVAGVAAGCRANGCALLGGETAEMPDFYAPGEYDLAGFIVGVVEEDRRPGPHRVQAGDQLIGLAASGFHTNGYSLLRRLLFDRLGLGPDDPFPGGGGSVAEVLLRIHRSYLEPVGPLIDAGLIHALAHITGGGIPENLARVLPPGLEAHVDTGAWTPPAEFRTVAELGPVPRDEMFRTFNMGVGMILVVPPRAVDDVTGRARAAGVEAWAIGDVRAGTGGVVLH